AAAATTCTCAATCGAGCAGATGATGATCACGTTGTCGGCCAGGTCGCGCATCACCTCCAACTCGTATTCCTTCCAGCCCAGCACTGATTCTTCGATCAGCACTTCGTGCACCGGAGAAAGGTCCAGACCGCGCGCCAGGATTTCCAGCAGCTCTTCGCGGTTGTACGCCATGCCGCCGCCGGTGCCGCCCAGCGTGAATGACGGCCGGATGATCACCGGGAAGCCGATCTTGGCGGAAAACTCCAAGCCGTCTTTCAGGTTGGTGATCAGCGCCGACTTCGGCACGTCGAGCCCGATGCGGTTCATCGCGTCTTTGAACAGCAGGCGGTCTTCCGCCATCTTGATGGCGCGAAGCTGCGCGCCAATCAGCTCCACAGCGTATTTGTCCAGAATGCCTGCGTCCGCCAGCTCCACCGCAAGGTTCAACGCCGTCTGCCCGCCCACGGTGGGCAACAGCGCAAACTTGCCGGGAACCCCGGAGTGCGCCAGCAGATCAGCCTCTTGCCGGATGATCTCTTCCAGATAAGTCCTGGTCAGCGGCTCAACGTACGTGCGGTCGGCCATCTCCGGGTCGGTCATGATGGTGGCCGGGTTGGAGTTGGCCAGCACCACTTCAAAGCCTTCGGCCTTGAGCGCCTTGCAGGCCTGCGTGCCGGAGTAATCGAACTCCGCCGACTGGCCAATCACAATCGGACCGGAGCCGATGATCAGGATCTTTGCGATGTCATCTCTGCGTGGCATTAATCTGGTTTCCTCAGTTTCATTTCCTTAATTAATGACCTCCGCTTCCCATCCGCACTTTCTGCGCTGGAAAAGCGACAACGTTTGCTTGGCGGTTGTGGGCTCGGCCGCAACTTGCACCAGAATTTTCGCCGATTCGCCTGCCACGGAAATCAGCAGCAGGATGACGTTTCCCGTGCCTTCCGCCAGCGAGTACAACGGACCGGCGTCCAGGATTCCATGAGCGTCAGCGGTGAGTGAAACCGTTGCGCCCTCTTTTTGCGAAGCGCGCGCCACGCGCACCACGGCTTTGGCCATCGGCTCGCCGCCGCGCTGCAGGAGAATCTGACGCGCGGCCAGCGTCAGCGGACGCGTCTCATGCAGCGAATCGCAAACGTCCGCCCGCCGCTCCGCGCACGGATGCGACACCAGAATGTCCCCGTGGTATGACTTCATGCGGTTGGAGTAGCGGACAAGGATGGCCTGTGGTTGACGCGTCTGAAGCTGCGTCGCCGGTGTTGATGCTTTGGTCGGAACGAGCGGAGCGTTCTGCTTTTCGCTCGCCGGTGCGTTTGTCTTGCTTCCGCATGATTTGCTTTCCTCTGGTCCGGTGACGGTCAGGCAGGTGGAAATCAGATCGAACGACTCCGTCGCCGACGTCACTACCAGGAAATACTGCCCCGGCACAAGGCGGTTCAAGGCAAATCCGCCCGCGGAGTCTGTGACGAGTTTGTAGATCGGGCCTTCAGGGTTGCGCTTGAGGCTGGCGCAGCGTCCCGGCGCGGAATTCTCCAGCGGCTCAAGCAACGGCAGCAACTGGACTTGAATCCTCGCCGCGCGCACAGGCGCTTCGGCGTCCACGCTATACAGCGTGCCTTCCAGCGTGACCTGCGGGGATTTTTGCGCGAGTACGGGATTCGCCCCGAAGACGACAACGATAAGAATGATCCGCGCAGCGTCAAATACGCAAAGTAAGCATTGGGGCAAACTTGAATTGCTTGCCTTCCTCCGTGCCTCCGTGCCTCCGTGGTGGAAGTTCATCCCTTCCACTCCGCCATCATCTTCATGAAATCCTTGAACAGGTACTGCGAATCGTGCGGGCCGGGCGCAGCCTCCGGATGGTACTGCACGCTGAACAGTGGCAGCGTTCGGTGACGCAGGCCTTCCAGCGTGTTGTCGTTCAGGTCCACGTGCGTTTTGACCACCTCGGACTCTTTCAGCGAATCCGGGTCCACAGCAAAGTTGTGGTTGTGCGCGGTGATTTCAATTTTTCCCGTCTCCAGTTGCTTTACCGGATGGTTCCCGCCATGGTGCCCGAACTTGAGTTTGTAGGTCCGGCCGTGCAACGCCAGGCCGATCAACTGGTGTCCCAGGCAGATGCCGAACACCGGAACTTTCCCCATCAAGCGGCGGATGCTCTCGTAAGCGTAGTTGCAAGGTTCGGGGTCGCCGGGGCCGTTCGACAGGAACACGCCGTCCGGCGCCATGGCCATCACGTCTTCCGCCGACGTCATCGCTGGGACCACCGTTACCCGGCAGCCTTCGTCCACCAGCATGCGCAGAATGTTCTGCTTGATGCCGTAGTCATATGCCACCACGTGGCGTTGCGGGGCTGCGGTTTTCGGCGCAGACCCGGCGGCAACTTTGGCCGCAGCCACACCCGCAGCATCGGCCGCCGTCACCGGCTGCCGGCCTGTCTCCCAGGTATAGCGTTGCTTGGTGGTGACGACTTTCGCTAAATCTGTTCCATCCATCTTGCGGATGGACCGGGCCTTGGACACAAGTTTTTCAGGATCGGTTTCAATGGACGAGATCACCCCGCGCATCACGCCGTGTGAGCGCAGGTGGCGGACAAGGGCGCGGCTGTCAATATCGGCGATGACCGGGATCTTGAACTTTTCCAGATACTCGTCCGTCACCTGCTGCGACCGCCAGTTGGAACTCACCGCCGAAAACTCGCGCACCACCAGCCCTTCGATGTAAGGATGGGTGGCCTCATTGTCTTCAGGATTGGTTCCGTAGTTGCCGATCTCAGGATTGGTCAGGACGACGATCTGCCCGGCATAAGAAGGATCGGTGAATATTTCCTGGTAGCCGGTGAGAGAGGTATTAAAAACAACTTCCCCGTAACATTCGCCTTTGGCGCCGTGGCCTCTGCCGCTGAAGATTCGTCCATCTTCCAGCGCAAGAATTGCCTGCATGGGGTCTCCGGGACGTGGATTTTAAGAATTTTAGCAGACGAGCAGCGCTCGCAGATAGGGCCGGGCTGTGGATAACGCCGCAGGATTCCAAAAAAGCTAACCACAAAGGAAACGAAGAAGCACAAAGGGGGAAACCCAAAACCTTTGAAACACGGAGGGAAGGAGGCAACGGAGGATTTGGACTTGTGTGCGACTTTGAGCTCTTCTCTTCTCCACAATTTGCAGAGCCAACCACAAAGGACACGAAGGAACACAAAGGGAAAAAACACAATATCTTGAGCAGAGATTACGAACGAAGGCCAGGGAAAACTATTCAGAGAAGAAAACTCACCAAGCTTTGTTTTTCTCCGTGTCTCCGTGTCTTCCGTGTCTCCGCGCCTCCGCGCCTCCGCGCCTCCGCGGTGAATCTTGTCTTTCTCCGAAATCCTCCGCTACCTCTGTTCCTCCGTGTTTCAAAGGTTTTGGGTTTGGGTTTCCCTTTGTGTCCTTTGTGGTTAGTGTTTTTCCTGCTCAGTCCCTTTGTAGAACCCTTCGCTGCCGAAGCCGAAAACACGGTTCGACCGCGCGCGATAGTTCTCCCAGGCAACCGCCGCAGCCAACTCCACCAATTGCGGCGTGGAGAAGCGCTTCTGCAATCGTTCGCGAAGCTCGGGCGTCACGCGCGCCGGCGTGGCCGTCATCGCGTCGGCCAGTTCCAGAACAAGCTTCTGGTCGGCGTCAAACAGATTGCTTTCCTGGTGCCAGTTGAGATTGCGGATTTGTTCGTCGCTCAGGCCCGCCGCCGCACCTGCGGCGGAGTTGATGTCAATTCAAAACGGGCATTCCACCAGCTTTGCCGCCCGGATCTGCGCCAGCACCTTCAACTTGCGCGGCGCCAGCCTGGTCTTGTCCAGGGCCATGCTGAACTGGGTGTAAGGAATGAGCACATCAGGATTGGTGGCAAGGGTTTCCAGCGGCGCAATGTCTTTACCCAGACGCTTGCGCGCGAAGCGGCGGATGAGCGCGACCTTGAGGTTCTTCAGCATGAACTCTGCACATTGTTGGATGCTGGCGTTGGGCTGATGGATTCTGCTGTTGGCTCTTGGCTTTTGGCCATTAGCCATTAGTGTCGGATTCTTGGCTTTTGATTTTGATTTTGATTTTGGCTAACTGCTGATTGCTAAGTGCTGCTTTATCTCAGCACGCCCAATTTCTCCACCGGCCAATATCCAAAAACCGCTTTTCCGTAGATGTTGTCGCGGGAGACCGGACCAAAATCGCGGCTGTCATTGGACATGGAACGATGGTCGCCCAGGACGAAATAGGTGTCTGCGGGGACTTCAATTTCCCCATACGAACGGCTATCCAGAAATTCTGCGGGCACGTAAGACTCTTCCACCCTCTTGCCGTTCACGAAGACGCGTCCGTAGGAAATGCGCAGGTGGTCGCCGGGCAGGCCGATCACCCGTTTGATAAAACTCTTGCGCGGATCGCGCGGATAGCGGAACACCACGATGTCGCCGCGATCAATGTTCTCCAGGCGGTATACCAGCTTGTTGATAAAAATGCGCTCCTGGTCTTCCAGTCCAGGTTCCATGCTGCTGCCTTCCACTTTCACCGGCTGGTAAACAAAAAGAATGATGAAGAAAGCCACCACCACGGAGAAGAACAGATCGCGGGCCCAGGAACGCAGCGCGCGCAGTCCGCTGTAAGATGACGAAGATGGCTCCTGCGCGGGCAGGACTGGCTGGACCGGAGGCGGCGGTTGGATTGGTTCAGGCATTTTCCTTGGGTCTAACTCCCTTGTTGATTGATTATACGGGGTAAGTCCAGTGCTTCTGCCACCCCTTGGGGTGGCAGGCATGACCAAAGTCCATTCTGAGGTAAAATAGGCGAATATGAAATACTTTTTTGGCTTAGCCGCACTCATTTTTGCCGTCGTCATAACGCACGCCCAGTGGAACCCGCCGGGCGGTGAAGTTCCCGCCTTTCACGCCACGGCCCCGGCCCAGGGCGCTACGTTGCCTGCAATCCTCACGCAAGCACAGCTGGCCGAATCTGGCCTCACGCAGCCGGCGCAGAAGGAGTCCTACAAAGCTGCCGCGAAGGGCTCCCGCGTGATGTATCAGATGCCCTGCTACTGCCATTGCGACCGGCACGCCGGCCATACCAGCCTGCGCAGCTGTTTTGAAAATACCCACGGCGCAAATTGCGGCACCTGCATGGCGGAAGCTCTGTACGCGTATCAGAAGTCCAAAAAAGGTTGGACGCCCAAGATGATTCGCGAAGGAATTATCCGCGGCGAATTCCAGCAGATTGACCTGCAACATCCTGAACCTGTGAACTAAGGATTTTTGCACTGTCTATGGTGCAGTTGACGCGTACTAAGCTTGTTGCGTATAAAGAGTTGCACCCCTAAAACCTTCTCGCTAAGAAGCGGGAGGATTTGATCTTTTCCACAGCCTTGCTTAGCCCCAGTTTCATCCGGAGCCGCAAGGGCACAATAGAATGAAGAAGAAACTGGCAGCAAGCGTTAAACATTCGGTTGCTAAACCCAACAAAACACAAGCTACTAGGGGTAGTTCGAAGATGCCTGGCAAAAAACCACCTGCTCCGCCGCAGAACGCTGGCTTCAAGGAAGATCCCGGTTTTGCACAGGCTGTGCAAAACTATGAAGCTGGCCTGAAGGCTATGCAGGAGCACAAATTCGAAAAGGCCAAAGGTCTTCTGGAGAAGATCGTGACCAGCGGTCCGCGCGAGCTTGCCGACCGCGCCCGGCTGCACCTGAATACCTGCAAACAGCAGCTCAGCGCAACCTCCTCCAGCTTTAAGACTGACGAAGAACACTTCGACTACGCGGTGTCTCTGATGAACGGCGGGCATTTTGACCAGGCCCGGGAACACATGGAAAAGATCCTGAAGCACAACCCCAAGGCCGACTTCGCTTACTACGGCCTGGCCGTGGTGGACTGTCTTACCGGACAAGTGGAAAGCTCGCTCAAGAGCCTGGGCGAAGCCATCCGCCTGAACCCGCACAACCGCTATCAGGCGCGGAACGATTCTGACTTCCAGAACATGGGGGATGATCCCCGGTTCACCGAACTCCTTTACCCCGAGCCCAGTGACCAGCCGTCCGCAGGATCTGACACCAGGAAACGCTGAAGTAAACATGGCGCCAAACTCAGCCCAGAACGCCAGCCGCAGCGGCCGCGGATTTCGCGTGGTGGCAATTGGCGGCGGCACCGGCCTATCCACGATTCTCAAAGGACTGAAGCGCTACACCGTGCTCCCCGGCGAAGCTCCGCCGGACGGGCCATGGATTTCTGACCTGACTGCGGTGGTCACCGTAAGCGACGATGGCGGCTCCAGCGGACGGCTGCGCCGTGAGCTCAACATGCTGCCCCCGGGCGATGTGCGCAACTGTCTGGTGGCGGTCTCTGAAGACGAGAACCTTCTCTCCCAGCTTTTTCAATACCGCTTTTCCAGTTCCGGCGAACTGGAAGGCCACAGCTTCGGCAACCTGTTTCTGGCGGCGCTCACGGCCATGACCGGGGACTTTGCCGCCGCGGTGAAGAAAGCGTCAGAAATCCTGGTCACGCGCGGGCATATCCTTCCCGCCACGTCAGCCAACGTTGAACTGGAAGCCATCATGGACGATGGCTCCCGCGTCACGGGAGAAACCAAGATCAACGCCAGCGAAAAACGCATCGTCGAACTAAAAATGGTTCCGGCGGACCCTGAGCCACTGCCGCAAACGCTGCAGGCCATTGCCGCCGCCGATGTCATCACCATGGGGCCGGGATCGCTGTTCACCAGCCTGGTGCCCAACCTGCTGGTGCGGGGAATCCCTGAGGCCATCGCGCAATCGCGCGCGGTAAAAGTCTTCATCTGCAATCTCATGACGGAAGCCAATGAGAGCCTGCACATGACCGCCTCCCAGCACCTGGAAGCGTTGGTCGGCCATGCCCGCCAGCAGATTTTTGACTACGCGCTGGTGAACTCCGCGCCCGTCTCGCGCCGGATGAAGGAACGTTACGCGGAAGAACGCGCCGAGCAGGTGGAATGTGACGCGGCGGCCGTGGAAAAAATGGGTGTGCGTTGCGTGGCCAGCAATTTTGTGGAAGAGAACGCCTTCGCCCGCCACGCCACCGACCGCCTGTGCCGCGAGCTGTTGCGGCTGGCCGCCTCCGCCCGGCTGCCCCTGCCGGTGGTCCAGCAGGCGTAAGATGTTCTGCTGGCAGCAAACACATGGGTAACCACCACACCACATCTTCTTCGGCCTTGGCCATTGTGATCATGGCCGCCGGCAAAGGCATGCGGCTCAAATCCAAGCGCGCCAAGGTGCTCCACGCTATCGGGGGCAAGCCGCTGCTGGCCCACGTGATTGCTGCAGCGCAACAAGTGGTGGCCGCTCACGACATCTACGTCATCATCGGCCACCAGGCGGAAGAAGTCCGCGCCGCGGTGGAAGCTACCGGCGTCCGCTTCATCCTGCAGGCCGAGCAGCGCGGCACCGGCCACGCCATCATGTGCGCCCGCGACCATGTGCAAAGCTACGAAAACATTCTGGTGCTCTCCGGCGACGTGCCTTTGATCCGCACCTCCACCATCATTCGGCTGCGCGACTTTCACCTGGCAAAACGCGCCGCCATGACCATTCTCAGCGCCGACACGGGTTTGCCGTTCGGCTACGGACGCATGCTCCGCGCGGGCGGTGACCGCGTGAAAGCCATCGTGGAACAGAGCGCCCTCAGCAAGTCCCAGCAGAAGATCCGCGAAATCAATACCGGGATTTACGCCTTTGCCACCAAGCCGTTGTTCGCCAACATTGACCGGCTCACCACGGACAACGCCCACCATGAGTTCTACCTCACCACCATGGCGGCGCTGCTAGTGCGCGCCAAAGCCAATGTGGTTGCGGTGAAAGCCGATGACGCGGCGGAAGTGCTGGGGGCCAATACTCTGGCCGAACTCGCGTCGCTCGATGCGTCGCTGCGCATGCGCAAGTGCCATGAGCTGATGGAGGCCGGCGTGTGCATCTATCGCCCGGACACCTGCGTGATTGACGCCGACGTCGAGATTGGCGCTGACACCATCATCGAACCCTTCGTCCAAATCCTGGGCAAAACGCGGATTGGTTCCGACTGCCGCATCCGCTCCTTCAGCGTGATCAGCGATTCGCATATTGCCGATAACGTCCTGGTGCGGCCGGGCTGCGTGATTGACCAGTCGCGCGTGGCGGCCGAAGTCAAGCTGGGCCCGTACGCGCACCTGCGCCCGGAGAGCGAGATCGGCCCGGGCGCGCACGTGGGCAATTTTGTCGAGGTCAAAAAATCCCGCATGGGACGCGGCTCCAAAGCCAACCACCTGAGTTACCTGGGTGACGCCGAGATCGGCGAAGGCGTCAACATTGGCGCCGGAACCATCACTTGCAACTTCGACGGCGTCAACAAGCACATCACGGTGATCGAAGACGGCGCCTTCGTGGGCAGCGATTCCACGCTGGTGGCGCCGGTGCGGATTGGCCGGGGAGCTTACGTGGCCGCCGGATCCAGCATCACGCAGGACGTTCCGGAAGACGCTCTGGCTTTCGGACGCGCCCGCCAGCACATAAAAGAAGGCTGGGCCAAACGGCGCCGGGAAACGCAGAGCAAGAGCAAATAGCGTCGCCCTCCTGGAATTTGCTATATCCCCGTTGTGATTTGTCTACGCGCATGTTCGGCAGACGGCCGGCGTGACCAGCACAATGTGAAACATCTTGCGCGATGTCACGCGACAAAATGTTTCGCCTTACATCCGACAACAAACGGGCGTTCCTGACCATCAACAATACAGGGGCAGAAAGAACGAGAAGTTCCTCCTTTCTCCCGACGCAGAAACTTCCCCTTCGATCCTGTCACTTCATTGAAATCTTGCTTTCTTAAATTCACAAAAGGAGAACCATCATGGCGAACATTACACGCTGGGACCCATTCACTGAGCTCACTTCGCTGCAAGACCGCTTCAACCAGCTGCTCAACCCGCCGACAGGCTTTTTCCGCGGACTGGCGCCCACCTTCGAGCAACCGCTCACCGCGACCAGCTTTGTCCCCCCGGTTGACATCTATGAAGATGAGCACAACATCATCCTCACCGCGGAAATGCCGGGCATGGAGGAGAAAGACCTGAACCTTACGGTGGAAAACAACGTCCTCACCATCACCGGCGAGCGCAAACTGGAGAACGAGGAGAAGAAAGACAACTTCCACCGGATCGAGCGCAGCTATGGAAAATTCACCCGTTCCTTCACTCTGCCGATGACAGTGGACACGGAGAAGATCAATGCCGAGTTCAACAACGGCGTGCTGAAGATCATG
The Terriglobia bacterium genome window above contains:
- the carA gene encoding glutamine-hydrolyzing carbamoyl-phosphate synthase small subunit, whose protein sequence is MQAILALEDGRIFSGRGHGAKGECYGEVVFNTSLTGYQEIFTDPSYAGQIVVLTNPEIGNYGTNPEDNEATHPYIEGLVVREFSAVSSNWRSQQVTDEYLEKFKIPVIADIDSRALVRHLRSHGVMRGVISSIETDPEKLVSKARSIRKMDGTDLAKVVTTKQRYTWETGRQPVTAADAAGVAAAKVAAGSAPKTAAPQRHVVAYDYGIKQNILRMLVDEGCRVTVVPAMTSAEDVMAMAPDGVFLSNGPGDPEPCNYAYESIRRLMGKVPVFGICLGHQLIGLALHGRTYKLKFGHHGGNHPVKQLETGKIEITAHNHNFAVDPDSLKESEVVKTHVDLNDNTLEGLRHRTLPLFSVQYHPEAAPGPHDSQYLFKDFMKMMAEWKG
- the lepB gene encoding signal peptidase I, translating into MPEPIQPPPPVQPVLPAQEPSSSSYSGLRALRSWARDLFFSVVVAFFIILFVYQPVKVEGSSMEPGLEDQERIFINKLVYRLENIDRGDIVVFRYPRDPRKSFIKRVIGLPGDHLRISYGRVFVNGKRVEESYVPAEFLDSRSYGEIEVPADTYFVLGDHRSMSNDSRDFGPVSRDNIYGKAVFGYWPVEKLGVLR
- a CDS encoding PCYCGC domain-containing protein, whose protein sequence is MKYFFGLAALIFAVVITHAQWNPPGGEVPAFHATAPAQGATLPAILTQAQLAESGLTQPAQKESYKAAAKGSRVMYQMPCYCHCDRHAGHTSLRSCFENTHGANCGTCMAEALYAYQKSKKGWTPKMIREGIIRGEFQQIDLQHPEPVN
- a CDS encoding tetratricopeptide repeat protein; the encoded protein is MPGKKPPAPPQNAGFKEDPGFAQAVQNYEAGLKAMQEHKFEKAKGLLEKIVTSGPRELADRARLHLNTCKQQLSATSSSFKTDEEHFDYAVSLMNGGHFDQAREHMEKILKHNPKADFAYYGLAVVDCLTGQVESSLKSLGEAIRLNPHNRYQARNDSDFQNMGDDPRFTELLYPEPSDQPSAGSDTRKR
- a CDS encoding YvcK family protein, whose protein sequence is MAPNSAQNASRSGRGFRVVAIGGGTGLSTILKGLKRYTVLPGEAPPDGPWISDLTAVVTVSDDGGSSGRLRRELNMLPPGDVRNCLVAVSEDENLLSQLFQYRFSSSGELEGHSFGNLFLAALTAMTGDFAAAVKKASEILVTRGHILPATSANVELEAIMDDGSRVTGETKINASEKRIVELKMVPADPEPLPQTLQAIAAADVITMGPGSLFTSLVPNLLVRGIPEAIAQSRAVKVFICNLMTEANESLHMTASQHLEALVGHARQQIFDYALVNSAPVSRRMKERYAEERAEQVECDAAAVEKMGVRCVASNFVEENAFARHATDRLCRELLRLAASARLPLPVVQQA
- the glmU gene encoding bifunctional UDP-N-acetylglucosamine diphosphorylase/glucosamine-1-phosphate N-acetyltransferase GlmU: MGNHHTTSSSALAIVIMAAGKGMRLKSKRAKVLHAIGGKPLLAHVIAAAQQVVAAHDIYVIIGHQAEEVRAAVEATGVRFILQAEQRGTGHAIMCARDHVQSYENILVLSGDVPLIRTSTIIRLRDFHLAKRAAMTILSADTGLPFGYGRMLRAGGDRVKAIVEQSALSKSQQKIREINTGIYAFATKPLFANIDRLTTDNAHHEFYLTTMAALLVRAKANVVAVKADDAAEVLGANTLAELASLDASLRMRKCHELMEAGVCIYRPDTCVIDADVEIGADTIIEPFVQILGKTRIGSDCRIRSFSVISDSHIADNVLVRPGCVIDQSRVAAEVKLGPYAHLRPESEIGPGAHVGNFVEVKKSRMGRGSKANHLSYLGDAEIGEGVNIGAGTITCNFDGVNKHITVIEDGAFVGSDSTLVAPVRIGRGAYVAAGSSITQDVPEDALAFGRARQHIKEGWAKRRRETQSKSK
- a CDS encoding Hsp20/alpha crystallin family protein, which codes for MANITRWDPFTELTSLQDRFNQLLNPPTGFFRGLAPTFEQPLTATSFVPPVDIYEDEHNIILTAEMPGMEEKDLNLTVENNVLTITGERKLENEEKKDNFHRIERSYGKFTRSFTLPMTVDTEKINAEFNNGVLKIMLNKLEEAKPKQIKIGINKTMPVKTTKAA